Within Desmodus rotundus isolate HL8 chromosome 6, HLdesRot8A.1, whole genome shotgun sequence, the genomic segment AGAAGTAGTCAAAATTTGATTATAATCTGAAGGTTAAGCTGACTTCATGTGAGGAAAAACTGGATGGAGGAtatgaaaaaaaggcaaatcAAGGTTTTGGAAGAAGGGATTTGTCATTTACTGAGATGTAAGAGAAACAAATTTGAAGGAAAATCAGGAAGTTTGGTTTTGGACTTAGGTTTTGGTACCACTGTTAAGGCAGTTGGAAATATAAATGTGGATTATAGTAGGGGGAAGAGTCTATCCACTCTTTAATCTATCCATCTCTACAGAGGTACAATGGatagatggtatttaaagccataAGACAGATGAAATCCCCAAGGGAGTGACCAGCTAGAGAGGAGGTTCATGGACTGAGTCCTAAGGCACTCACTGTTAAGAGGGAGTGTAAATAAGGAACTAGCAGAGACTAAGAAGCAACAGCTAGTGATAGTACCAGAAAAACCAGGAAAGTTTTCTGTGGCTTAAAATGCACAGGTTttcttctctgccccacccccttaaCTTCTAGGTTTATGGCTAAGTTAGGAGGGTCAGGGATACCTTTCCACTGAGTGTTGAATAACTTAGGTTTTAAGTATACGTTGGTTACCCACAATTCCTACAGACAACCACTTATTAATGCAGTAGTTGCCAACAGGAAGCTACGTTTAGTCTTTTTATGCATATTGGAGATTGCTAATATATCACCAATAAACTATAACTTTAAATCATAGCCTAAGAAATTGCCCTTGCAAAATTTTAGTCTGAGATTTCAAAATGATGAAATTCTTTCCCACTAAAAAACaatttgttttgttaaattattttccccTGTGCTCTGTAAGTCTTAGCCAACAATACACTTACATAATCACCCTACACGAATAATTTATTTGATAAGCTATAACTTTGGTTATAAGCTGTAACTTAGTGTGGTTTTCAATGCTAAAATATGAGAGTTTCTTCATAGGACAATTCTTGGCTGTTTTAACCATCTAGAAAATTGGCCTGGGAGAAGGCAAGAAAGCCTTCTGAGTGACAGAAAGCTGTATTTCATAGTACAAGCAAGGGAGATAAAAAATACCCTGTAGCCCTAGGAACAAACAATGATGTATAAAGCAACACAGCAGATTAGAGATAATAAGAGTTAAGTAGTGGAAGCAGAAGCTGCCAGCCTCAAGACAGTAAGAGACAGGCAACCATAAGTGTCCTTTAAAGGGATATGTTTTATGACCTACTGCAACAGAAGACAGTCAAAGACCCTGGTCATTTGAAAAGTTAACATGTTTCATAATGCCTAAAAGTCATTTCCCCCAAATGATGAGTTGTTTTAATATATCATCTAGGAAATTCACTCATCATTTTTTAGATAAATCAGATGCCGCTATATGTATAATTTCAAACTGTTGCTGAGCTAAGGATGTCCTTAATCTGCTTATATTGTAGTAAGCAGCTAGTATAATTACTTACATGCAAATCATTTTAAAGTGCTTACAAATCAGCCAAAACATCCCCCCTGAAAATTGCATCTATTTTACAATTGAACAAATTTGTGATTGTAAGGTTTATACAACTCATGTCAAAATGTGAACAGTTCCAAATTGCTAAGACTAAATGAGTTTTTATCACATTTCATTACGAAAAAAAGATGGAAGTTAAGTTTTTAACAGAAATAATTCTTGAAGGCTGAATAACACAGTAACTCTTGAACACTTGGGTTTTCtattctctcctcatcttccccatctcagtaaaGAACACAACTCCCAGTCACTGAGGGTGAAAATCTAGGCATCATCCTAGATTCCTCTCTTTTGCACAggtttaataaaatattcaccTAAGTCATGGTATATATTACAGAtggaaaatatattatatatacctaTATCTACATATAGAACACAAGTATTTGGTAGAATAGGAAATGCCACCAAATACAGTGGTATACCAATGGAAACCAATATCAAACTTCCCCCTTCTCCAAGTAGAAAGACACACATTCTCAttcatcctccccacccctgtgttCATTCCATTCCAGCTCCCAACAGTGTGGCTCAGGGTTGCTGCATCATGATATGGCAATTTTGATTGGAGGGAGCAGGAAGTGGGCATGCAGTGTATTAGGTAATTTTGGAACAAGCTGTAACCTAGGGAAAGGGCAGGCCAGAAAGTACAGAGTGCACttaaaacagcatgaaaatggGGTTCCTGCCCTGGGATGTGGAAGACACCACATGAAACAAAGTAAAAGCCAACCATTCATTTCTAGATTTTGCTTAGGACAGACCCTGGAtccaggaaagaagagaaggcttTCTTCTATCCTTCTCCTTGATCCCAGAACTGTCTAATAACAGAGTTCTCAGGTTCTGCtaccttaaggaaaaaaactaaaaataacctcTTCTATACTAGCCTAGGAGTAAAAGTACCATTTATCCCAACACCTGACACACAGCAGACATTGAATCAATGTTTATTGGATGGGTAACATTTCTAAAAAGTCCCAAGCTATCCAGCCTTACTTCCTCCATTGCCCTCCATATGACACCCACACTCGGGCAGAACAGATTTCCTCACTATTCCCCATGCTTGCTGCCTCCAGTCCTATactctgccttttcctcctcttgaaaTGCCTTCTCACAGCCAAGTTCAAATGTCAGCTCTTCAGGAAGTGTCCCTGATCCTTCCAATCAGTAACACACAGACTCTGAGACCACTTACCCCTTTACACACCTATTTTGGAGTTATTATGTACATGTCTTACAAGTTCTGCTAGAACAAAGGGCTCCTTGAGAGAGAAGGCATGATggttcatttttctgtttcccaagaTCAAACACATTTTTggttagagcaggggtgtcaaactcattttcaccaggggccacatcagccccacgattgccttcaaagggccaaatgtaatttcaactctttaacagctaaggagtagttacatttatacagtcctaaaattatttcagtccttcgaaggcaaccacgaggctgatgtggctccttgTGAAAATGAGCACCCCTGGGTTAGAGAAACACATGCATCATTAACTATAGAAGTAAGCCAAAGAAACAGCATgcaatgagggttttttttcacaCTATAAATATTGTTTTACTAATTCAATATTTACCACTTCATGGGATGACTATGAATCAAACAGGTTCTGATTCCAGTTTGATCTCTGAACACACTGCTGGGTATAGTGATGTCTGAATCCATCATAGGTCAAAAACAGAATCAATTAATTTTATCACAATCAAACTCACCTCATTTGCTAAGGCAAAAGTTCCCCAGTGAATGGCCACAGATTTCTTTGTTCGAACATCAGTGTGAATCCTTACAGCTTCTTCTGGGTCTACATGCTGATATTTCATAAACCACCTGATGAAACACAGCAACTTATTAATTCAAACCTTggaaatgtattgggttggccaaaaagttcatttagttttttccaaacGATGGTTCTaatagtgcttagctgtctttaacttcattcaaaacaattttgttagattctattgtgacagctgtcatatcagtgtgcattttttaagaaacttaCCAAAactagtgaatttttgtgcagccattttaatattgaagatggaagaaaataagacattttcagcatgttatgctttatcatttcaataaaggtaaaaacgcaactgaagcacaaaaaaagatttctgcagtgtatggagaaggtgctgtgactgaccgaaggtgtcagaagtggtttacgaaatttcttggtactactgacattttggccaaataattctttgctggggggctgtcttatgcattagaagatgtgtagcagcacccctggcctcgctacccactagaagccaatagtggaaGACaggcaacatactcaaaatatccaaatcaataaagttattggtgaaaatgaaaaatgtatcttttactttacagaagaaactaaatggactttttggccaacccaatgtaatGAACCTTCATCTAATCAACCTTTTAAGATTCTTCACAGGAATAAATCATAGTAGGCAAAACCATTCCTCTTGAGTCTACTTTTCTTCtagaaaaaattaagcaaaaatatttcatgtaccAACTGCTATACAATAGATGTCACAAGCAAAACTCCCCTTTTAAATAGTAAGATTTTGTGTTATGCGTATTTTGATTTTCCTGATGATTTAcggtattttgccatgtataatgagcacttttttgcccaaatttttgaggaaaaaaataagggtgtgcattatacatgagtagtactaatttcgtatctatataaatgtttttaattcttttatttatgcttacgtgttaaaagtgtaactctagaaagcaataacaatatctgtatgcaaaataataacctggaatatgataatcggttttgtttctaaatataaataaataaatgaatttaaaaattaaaatgaaagattttttttcctgaaaatttgggccaaaaatgtgggtgcttATTATAGATGGCAAATACGTATTCTGAAGATATGTCTTACTGTTACTTTAAAAAGCAGATATTTTACACTTCTGGTATGGATCAAAACAGTGGGTAAAGAATTAGAAACTAAAATTCTAATTGAAAAGATCCAGAATAACATgctgaaacaaattattttaaaacttgctaAAGCGAAAAGCCAACAAAAATTAGTGTATAATATTTAAAGATTGGGAGGGAAAATATCCAATTACTATTCAAGGATACAAACGAACAGTGAGGTGTTTGGTTGGGCAAGAAGAGGCGGTTCATGACGGGGACTAATTAGAgtgtagaagcactaaaaggctgCCTAATTCCTTGGAAAGAATAGGGACACTTTcaggagagagaaatactatttctCATACAGAGAGAAAGTGTACTATCTACAAGCAAGTCCTCTGCTTTCCCAGCCATCagtctttgggttttttttttttaagattttatttatatacttttagagagatggggagggagggggaaagagagaaacatcaatccgttgcttctcacacacccccaactggggacctggcctggaacccaagcatgtgccctgactggggaaccagcaacctttcagttcgcaggtcagcactcaaaccactgagccacaccagccagggctcccagccagtttagaagaggaaaaacattgtcttcctattgtttatTTCCTGGGTCTGCTACTGCCAACTACTGCTGCAGTCAAGACTAATGGATATGGACTCAGCACAGGTGCTCCTGCACCTTATAGAACACATCATGGAAAAGCTTGTCCATCTGTAACAGGTACAGGATTGTTATTTACGGTAAGTGTTGCCAAGCCCTGCGGGAGCCTAGAAACAGAGCCACTGTGTTCTGGGCAGCAGGTAAGACAGACACTGTTCTCCATAGCTCCTGACACAGAATGCAGTTTATTGgtgtttctgtttactttttaaaacccCCCACTGCATATCAAAGGGATAGACATACTCCTTTCTACCCTCAGGTGTATctgaaataactaaaatttttactGTGGTGTAAAATTAAACTAACAACTTATAACTGACTTGGACAGAATAATTCTCAAAGTAGGGATGACATTCCTATTATTGAAAGTCATTTTTGGTATAATCATCTCAAATTTATAGTTATTTCTAAAACTGTTAATACTAAGCAGAAATTACACAATAGAGGCTACTACAATTTAAGTctccagcacaaataatgtccTCCCCATCCCTTTACCATCTCAACAAGACAGCTGCAATAAAGGCAGAAAGGGGAAACTGTAAGTGAATTTGTGCAGTtcaatgtacatatatatatatatgtgatgaTGTAATGTGCACATTATATCatcacatatatatgaaaagtttttattttgctacATGTGAAAACTTAACTTTTATAATTACAAAAGATATTCtaatatattaagaatatattGAATAAAGATCAACACCACATGAAACTGATTTATGAATATCTTAATTGTTTTGAGAGGTTCCATTAGAATTCAGAATTAGAATTAAGTGGAAAAGTGAAATTCAAGCACTAttatttagaataatattttaaaataagttaaaataccCAGCcctttaaagaaactaaaaaaaaacataaatgagaGAAATAAGCATTAATAAAGGCAGTGAAGAAATGGTTTATTGAACCTATAAAGTTAATTCAGTAAGTAAAACAGGGCACATGTTTGGTTTCTGGccttggtccccagttggggcacatgggagaggcaaccgatcgctgtttctctttcacactgatgtttctctccctttctttctccctactccccctctctctaaataaataaataaaatctttaaaaataattagtaaaacaAAATCAGATGGAAACCGATGATCAGATTTGCCAAATCATATGAGCATTCTTCTGCTTGCAGGATTGCCTAAATAAACTGTCATCACACAAACTATTCTGTATGTATCTATCCGTGCATGCacctcagaaaataaaactttatttatatatttttatatttatttatttatttatttaaaatcctcacctgaggatacgttattgattttagaaagagagagagagacaaacatctatgtgagaaacatcgatcggctgcctcccgATCAATGGATCAAATCCTCAGTGtgggtaggtgccctgaccagggatgaaacccgaaatcttttggtgtatgggacgatagtacaaccaactgagacacctagccagggcaaaacattttttaaataaactcttactttgttactgtttttattttctcttaacttGTACATATCAAGTTAACTGGAGTTGCCTGGAATCATTTCTTTCCCTTAAATAGACAGTGTtaaggaaaacacaggcagtggaTGGGTCTCCTATCACAAATGTTAGTGTGACCTTTATCTGCTCTGAAGACAAGATGAGTATGTAGAAGTTGGAGGGCAAGTAGTGGGTAATGCAACAATGCCATTACCAGATTAAAATGAGTGATGACTGAAATAAGACCATCGTGAGGGACTATAGGCCTATTCCCTATTCCTGGCTTTCTTCTGGTCAACACGAGAGTTCTACGACAGGCTGCATTCCAGTCATGGAGCAAAAAGTGGttatagaaggagagaatcctccATGTGAAATGAGGAACAAGAGTTAGTTTTGATACTGGCTGATCAGTTTAACTTGAGTCAAAATGATATTTGAACTTGTGGGCTAGATatagaaattcttttttcttggtaATTTCTGGTTTTAAACAATTACTTAATATAACtaagattatttaaaagttttaactgAAACTGACCCACCAACCCCCAATGTATAACAAAGTCCACCATTAAAATCACAAATTTTACAGTAACACAAAATCAAGACTATTTTACGTTCAGTTAACTTATTATGGAATAGAAGTAGGAGTGTTTTCTTTGGAAGTCCACATACCTTGGTTCATATGCTCCAATGGGAATAGCTGCAAGGTCAAAAGGTCCAAATCTTTTTCCTATCTCTTCAAATGCAGGGCAATAGCCAGTGTCTCCCGCAAAAAAAAATCGATTCCAAGGGCCCAGCACAGACCAACTGCCCCACAGAACCTTGTTGTCATCCAACAGAGTCCTTTTACACCAGTGCTGGGAAGGTGTAAAGACAAAGGTGACCTTATCACGTCCGGGGACACAATTCTCCTTCCACCAGTCCAACTCGATCACGTTCTCACAGCCACATTTTTGCATCCAGTCAAGGAGACCCAACGGCACAAACCACCTCAACTCATTACCAAATCGCTCATTCAAAGCAATGACAGAATTGTAGTCCAAGTGGTCGTAGTGGTTGTGACTGATGAGGACCGCGTCTATCCGGGGGAGTTCACTTATAGTGCATGGAGGATGCCGAAAACGCTTTGGACCCATGTACTGCAACGGTGAAGCACGAGAGCTAAAGATGGGGTCCGTGAGAAATATCAGCTCATCCATTTCCACCATTACCGTTGCATGTCCCAGCCATGTGACTCTTAAGCCAGCTTCACTCACTCCGGCTGCTTCCGGGTCATCAATAAAATACGGCCTAAGCACTGGGAGTTCTTTATCAAGTTCCTATgtgtataagaaaagaaaagtagccattagaaaaaatgaaaaggtattATGTCATTGCAGAACATATTTGATATAAATTAAAGAGAGAAGAGCTATCTGGGGAGAACTGAAGTCATTCAATAAATTtgctatttttgcttttctcttgaaaATACATACGTTTTTCTGAATCTGCCTTATTATTCATGACAATATAGTAATATAAGACCCTCTTAGTCCCAAATGCAATAgacaaatggaaaattaaatttcaaacttGCAGCACTGCTGCGCGTACTGAATGTTTTCAAGGCTCTCTTCTGTAAGTACTAGTAGTAGGCTGCGCCAGCTGCAGTCACTTGGCTGCTGCCATTTCAATGGGCTGGTGCATTTACTTGAAAACTGCCTCAGGCACTAGTCAGTCCTTGAAAATAGTAAGGAAAACTTACAACCGTTTATTTACAAATCGAGGATCTCAGATATGAATCTGGCTTTCTGAGTACCTAAAATTCAAAGCAGAGCACTGTGATGATTCCTGGGCAGATCACAATCATAGATAGTTCTCATTCTTTCTTGTAAGGTTTTCTACCATTGATCAAGCCAAAGCACAAAACATGGTCCCTGCCTGGGAAAAGTTGATCACTTTTGGGGGTAAACAGATGTAAAACAGTAACTacaacaaaatgtggtatgttaTTCCTTTGCTTGTTCTACATTTTTTCCTTGGATTAAGCCAGACAAAGAAGCAGCTGTGTTTTGGGGTCACAGTGCTGAATGCCATAAGACTGCTTTTATGAATTGTGTTTTGGTATCATGCTATCGAGCTGCATCGAGGTCTCTGACGAAGTGGCCTCATGAAACCTGGCTTGGCACCACCT encodes:
- the NAPEPLD gene encoding N-acyl-phosphatidylethanolamine-hydrolyzing phospholipase D isoform X2: MDENESNESLMTSSQYPKEAVRKRQNSAQNSGGSDSSRFSRKSFKLDYRLEEDVTKSKKGKDGRFVNPWPTWKSPSIPNVLRWLIMEKDNSSIPCSKEELDKELPVLRPYFIDDPEAAGVSEAGLRVTWLGHATVMVEMDELIFLTDPIFSSRASPLQYMGPKRFRHPPCTISELPRIDAVLISHNHYDHLDYNSVIALNERFGNELRWFVPLGLLDWMQKCGCENVIELDWWKENCVPGRDKVTFVFTPSQHWCKRTLLDDNKVLWGSWSVLGPWNRFFFAGDTGYCPAFEEIGKRFGPFDLAAIPIGAYEPRWFMKYQHVDPEEAVRIHTDVRTKKSVAIHWGTFALANEHYLEPPVKLNEALERCGLTTEDFFILKHGESRYLNSDDENLK
- the NAPEPLD gene encoding N-acyl-phosphatidylethanolamine-hydrolyzing phospholipase D isoform X1 codes for the protein MVRRRALRRCLQLLAPSEEPARQSRGRRNPSTCRYGHSRCAGALSLGAEEQQRKRGQRLRRAVCRASSPKDMDENESNESLMTSSQYPKEAVRKRQNSAQNSGGSDSSRFSRKSFKLDYRLEEDVTKSKKGKDGRFVNPWPTWKSPSIPNVLRWLIMEKDNSSIPCSKEELDKELPVLRPYFIDDPEAAGVSEAGLRVTWLGHATVMVEMDELIFLTDPIFSSRASPLQYMGPKRFRHPPCTISELPRIDAVLISHNHYDHLDYNSVIALNERFGNELRWFVPLGLLDWMQKCGCENVIELDWWKENCVPGRDKVTFVFTPSQHWCKRTLLDDNKVLWGSWSVLGPWNRFFFAGDTGYCPAFEEIGKRFGPFDLAAIPIGAYEPRWFMKYQHVDPEEAVRIHTDVRTKKSVAIHWGTFALANEHYLEPPVKLNEALERCGLTTEDFFILKHGESRYLNSDDENLK